The region ATAACCCAGAAATCAGCAAAATAGACGAAGCATACCCCCATCAATAACAAGCTATCAAATCCAAACAATATAATCGGCATTTTGTTTTGCCAGTTTTCTGCATTTTCTCTGCAACAAAGCATAAAAGAAAATTGTGGGTAGTGAAGAAGAGTACCTGAATGTTCGAATTGCCGAATTGGGTTCACCATGCAACAGAATCTAGGGACTTGAATGATTTATTGGGAATTAGAGAGATCTAAAGAAGTGAGAGAGCTTTTAGAAAATGGTGGTTTCAGAAACCGAAGATCAGATAGCCGTTGTGAACCAGGCGAAGTTTTAAAATATCGGGGTGGGAGGAGTAACCGTTAGTCGTTAAAATAACATGGGCCTCGGATCCTTCACATATGGGCTTACTATAATTTGATATAGGCCTTGGATTCATACCCCAATTACttataacaaattatattatgaatggTTCCACGTTACATCGTAGATCCTGGTTCAAAACGTTAAACGACATTCAAATTATATGCATATAGttacataatgaaaataaatatttttttgttaatcatAGTGTACAGGTACATAATCTAAATATCATTTTGTACCAGAGTCCATATTtgaacaaattataccatggatcagggtttaccttgcattgtaggccttggtctaaaaataactttcacACATTCTATACCTCCAGTTGACATGTAGCTATTATATTacgtgtcagcaattatcaaattatttgtttacatgtacaaaaatcgTTAACTGTAAATACAAAATGTGTTACGTGAAAATATATAACTTTTGTATCAGatttcacaatgcaatatgaattgTGGTCTGCTAGGCTGTGTGTACTTTGGGCTTTTACTAAGGCTAGCATTTTACACGACCCGGCCCAGATGGGTTTTGCGATCGTCGCCACATCTCAATTCTCAAACCCCAAAACCCTTGTTCGATTTCCACTTTCTACTGGGACTGAAGCAAAATTCAAAGCAAAAATGGCAATCGGTGCGGTCTCCGCCGCCACTAGATCAATTTTCCGGTCGTCTGCTGTTCGTAACGCCGCCTCCAGGGTGGCATCTGAGGCCAAAGCTGCCCGGTCCCCTTTCCACACCGCGTCTAGAAGTCCCCTAGGTCCACGCATCTTCAGGTACTGTTTATTGGAGTGTTTGTTTATGTTAGGATGTGGATATGTAGATGTTACTGATTAGTTACTGTGCATTTGAAGGTGTCCAGCTGAGTTGAGCGCTTGCGTAGAGTCGTTGCAACCTTATCACACCGCCACTGCTTCGGCTTTGATGACTTCGATGCTTACCGTTGCTCCCCGCAGCTTTGGTTGGCTTTCCGAAGGTATCTTACTCTATATTTCTGTAAATGAAGTCCTAATTTTCACTTGAATTTTGTTTAAATCGTGACTTTGATGATTAGTTTTCAAATGCTGAATCGTTGCTGATTTGAGTGCAAACGGAATTGATTTAGTCTTTGTATGCTCTGTATGATTTGAATAAGGTTGGGTTATTGTTGTTGAATTAGGGTTGCATTTGTCTTAAAATAGTTAAACCTGTGTGTCATTTATGAAATTAGGATGTTTTGCTAGAAATGAGAGTGCAGGTGTTGAAGGTGTGCTTCAGTATGCTGATGAAAATATGGAATTGCAGAttctttagtttataatttAAACCCATTGGAGGGGACTAGGTTCAGTTGCCATGGTTTGATTTCATAACATTTTTAAAGCTaattttgattgtttaaccTTCTCAAATTCCAATTTTCACCTCTAGTCTGAAGACCTTGTGGTCTTTATTACTGGGTATTTTACCTTACCAAGTGTTTTAAGTTTTCATGTCCCTCTATCCAAATCTCTATTCTAACTCATAGTAGATTAAAAACTTTGGTGTTCCCCCATAAGGAAAAAAGTTTCATCCTTTTGAATCTTGCTATATTAGAATTTCATCCGTCTTGGAGCATATTTTAGTCGTTTTACTATAGTTCATTTTGTATACCAACTATTCTTTTGCCTTTCCctctgccaaaaaaaaaaaaaaaaaaaaaaaaaaagaaagaaaaaagaacattTGTCTTCCTATCCCGCTTAGTTGTACAGTTtccttttataaactttttctAATGGGGTTGTCTAACCTGTGGGTTTTCCTTCTTGATTTAGGTATCTAGCACCACCTCTAGGGTCTTCCTTTTCCTCCTCTAACAATTTTTGGTAAGTGAAATTTTTCTTTAGATCTTTCTTGAGTCTTTTATGTGGCATACTGGAGATCTTGTACATCATAGCATTCAGGAATTTGGGTCTACATTCTCTGTAGTATGACCAGAAACCTTTTGTTGTCCCAGGGTGAAGATAGGCATCAAAACCATAGCAATAGAATAGTGCAATGTTACTGTTATTCCTTATTACCATTTCAAATAGCAGTCAGTTACCTGTGGGATTGCTCCTATCCTCACATTTTAATAAGGTGCTGCATGCATTTTTTCCTGTTGTAGGCGTTGACAAGACTAGATGAAGAGGGACAAGCAAAGAGGGTTGACTTGGATTTCTTTATGTTTCAAAGCTCTCAATTATAGTAGAGAATGATTTTTACATGTTGGACTTGTTTGAAAGACTGGAATTTCTGTagattttcttaaaaataatttaagaatttattATCTATTGATTTATCccgtatcttttttttttttccaataatattatttcatttgaAAATTAACTAAAACATACGGGGACAGCCATTGTGCCATTTTTTGGTTTCTATTATCAGTACATAGTCTGTTAAGATTTAAGAGCAATTGACATATTTCTCAAACTAAGTCAATCAAGTACCCACTTACGGTTTATCTTTATTTAATCAGCTGTCAATGATGATGTGTGATGAATTTTTGGAGGACTTGAGGTAATTTACAAATTTCTACACTCTATCTATGTGGCGCTAAGTTAAGAAGGAAAGGGGTCATGACTCATG is a window of Ipomoea triloba cultivar NCNSP0323 chromosome 11, ASM357664v1 DNA encoding:
- the LOC115997546 gene encoding protein NUCLEAR FUSION DEFECTIVE 6, chloroplastic/mitochondrial-like isoform X2 encodes the protein MAIGAVSAATRSIFRSSAVRNAASRVASEAKAARSPFHTASRSPLGPRIFRCPAELSACVESLQPYHTATASALMTSMLTVAPRSFGWLSEAVNDDV
- the LOC115997546 gene encoding protein NUCLEAR FUSION DEFECTIVE 6, chloroplastic/mitochondrial-like isoform X4 yields the protein MAIGAVSAATRSIFRSSAVRNAASRVASEAKAARSPFHTASRSPLGPRIFRCPAELSACVESLQPYHTATASALMTSMLTVAPRSFGWLSEGI
- the LOC115997546 gene encoding protein NUCLEAR FUSION DEFECTIVE 6, chloroplastic/mitochondrial-like isoform X3; the protein is MAIGAVSAATRSIFRSSAVRNAASRVASEAKAARSPFHTASRSPLGPRIFRCPAELSACVESLQPYHTATASALMTSMLTVAPRSFGWLSEACNDDV
- the LOC115997546 gene encoding protein NUCLEAR FUSION DEFECTIVE 6, chloroplastic/mitochondrial-like isoform X1, with translation MAIGAVSAATRSIFRSSAVRNAASRVASEAKAARSPFHTASRSPLGPRIFRCPAELSACVESLQPYHTATASALMTSMLTVAPRSFGWLSEGVDKTR